DNA from Paraburkholderia sp. BL10I2N1:
GGGCGCAAGAATAGCACTGCGGCGCGCGCCTGAGACGCGCGCATCAGGAATCCGTTCACTGGCGCGGGGTGAAGCACGCCTCGCTCTGCGCGGGTTGCCTTCAACGTGCGGCCTTGTCCAGTTCGGAGTAGTGCCGGAAGACACACGATTCGTTATGCGGCAGACGCCGCTCAGACGCGAGATACGCACTGATATTCGGCCGTGCGATGACGGCATCATGCAGCGCGGTGAGCAGCGGATAGTGCTCGCCGAAACGCTTCATCGCACGCGGAAATGCGTAGGACAGGCCGTCGATCAGCTGGAACATCGACAGATCGACATAAGTCAGCGTATCGCCGACCAGATAGCGGTCGCCAGCCGGGTTCTGTTTCAGCACGCGTTCGAAGTAACCCATGAACTTCGGGATGCGGTGATCGATGAAATCGTGCGCGCGGACCTTTGCCGCATCCTTCTGGTCTTCGTAGTAGAGGCCGGCCGCGAGCGGATGATGCGTGTCATGCGCTTCGGTGACGGCATCGGCTATCGTCAGCTGCAGGCCGTTCGCCACATGGCGCAGGCCCTCGTCGTGTGGGGCGAGACCGAGTTTCGGCCCGAGATACATCAGGATGTTAGCGGTCTGCGAAAGCAGCAGGTCGCCGTCCTTGAGAAATGGCGGCGCATACGGGGGATGCGGCTCGGTCCTGCTCCTGAGCACTTTCAGCATTCCATCGGTGCCGAGGCCGTCGTCGTCCGGCTCGCGTGTCGCTTCGATGTACTCGGCGCCGGCTTCTTCGAGCGCGAGCCGGATAAATTCGCCACGGCCCTGCAGGCCGTCCCAGTAGTAGAGTTCATAGGCCATCGATCAATCCTCGCTCGGTTGTGTGATTCACTGCGCGAGCGGAAAGTATGACGTGTGTGCGCCCGGCATTGTGCAATCGGCGTGCGGAAGTGCGTACAAAAGCAAAAGCGCGCGCGAAAGCGTATGGAGAGGTGCACGAAGCGGGTGCACGATGGCGCGTGCAGGAACGCAAAAGCCCCGCACGGGGCGGGGCTGCGAGCGGGACCGGCCGGGCGGGGTGCTTCATCCAAGCAGGCGTTCGACGATCCACGTGATGCCTAGTCCGCCGCCGATCAGCCACACGTACAGGATCAAGCCGGTGGTCAGTGCCCGGGGGCCCGCCTGCTTCACCTGCGAGATCCGGGTTTCGATACCCAGAGCGGTCATTGCCATCGTCAGCGCGAAGGTGTCGAGTGTGTTCAGCGTATGCGTCGCGGTTTCAGGCAGCACATGCATCGAGTTGACGACGACCAGTGCGAGGAAGCCGAGCGCGAACCAGGGGATCGCCAGCTTGCGCGTGGTCTGCTTGCCGCTTGCCGCTGCCGCGTTGCGCGCCGAACGGCTGAGCCACACGCCGAGCACGAGCAGCACTGGCACCAGCAGCATCACGCGGGTCATCTTGACGATCGTCGCGATGTGCGTGACTTCGGGGCTGACATTGCTCGCTGCGCCGACTACCTGAGCCACTTCGTGAATCGTGCCACCGAAGAAGAGGCCTGCGCCGAGCGTATTCAGATGCAGCCAGCCTGCGTGATACAGCACCGGGTAGAGGAACATCGACAGCGTGCCGAACAGCACGACACTGCCCACCGCCATGGCGCTCTGATGCGGCTTCGACTGCAGCGTCGATTCGAACGCGAGTACGGCGGCCGCGCCGCAGATCGCGCTGCCCGCTGCGGTGAGCAGTGCGCTGTCGCGGTCGAGTTTCATCAGTTTCATGCCGGCCCAGGTGCCGATCGCGAGCGTGCTGACGACGATCGCAACCGATTCGACGAGTCCGGGCAAACCGACCTGGGCGATTTCCTGCAGGCTGACGCGCAGCCCGAAGAAGGCGACCGCGATGCGCAGAAGCTTGCGCGCCGAGATGTTGACGCCGGCGGCCCAGCTTTCCGGCATGCCGTCGCGCAACGCGTTGCCGTAGATCGCGCCCGCGACGATGCCGATAATCAGCGGGCTCATGCCGAGGCCCGCGATCGCGGGTAACGAAGCGATGCTGGTGACGGCCGCCGCGAACAGCGCGACGAACAGGATGCCGTTCAACTGGCCGCGGGTCGACGGGGCCTGGTGCGCGACGGCTGGAGCTTGAACGGTGGACATGATGTTCGTCCCTCAAAAGAGTGTGTCTGAAGCGAAGGCCTAATCCTAATTTGGATATATCGATATGAAAAATCGTCATTTGCGACGTAAAATATAAGCTATACCGATAGTTTCAAGCCATGACCCCCGACCAGCTTATAACGTTCGCCGCTGTCGCCGAGCACCGGAACATCAGCCGGGCAGCTGTCGCACTTCATCTTTCCCAGCCTGCCGTGTCGGGTCAGCTGCGCCTGTTGCAGGAGGAGTTCGGCGAGGCGCTCTACCAGCGCGACGGGCGCGGCGTGCGCCTCACGCCGACGGGCGAACAGCTGGCGAGCTACGCGAGCCGCCTGCGCGACACCTGGCAGCAGGCGCATGCCTTCCGCGACGCGTTGCGCGAACTGGAGCGCGGCACGCTGAGAATCGGCGCCAGCACGACGCCGGCGAGCTATCTGCTGCCGTACCTGATCGCGGAATTCCACCGTCGCTACCCGGATGTCACGCTGCACACGGCGGACGGCAATACGTCCGAAATCGTCGGCTCGCTGGCGACGGTCGATATCGCGATGGTCGAAGGGCCGGTGGGCGCGGACCTGCCGCCGGACACCGTCGTGCATCCCTGGCGCGAGGACGAAATCGTCGCGATCATGACGCCAGCCCATCCGCTCGTGATGCAGTACACCGCGTCTGCCGGACCCCGCAACGTCGCTCTTGATGACCTTGGCGCCTATCCGCTCGTACTGCGCGAGACGGGCTCGGGCGTGCGCCAGATGGTCGAACGGGCGTTCGCCCGCGCGACCGTGCCGATGCGGGTGGCGCTGGAGATCGCGGGCGTGGAAGGGGTGAAGGAGGCGGTGCGGGCAGGTATGGGCATCGGCTTCGTGTCGGCGATGTCGATGCGTCACGAAGACGAGGTGCTGTGCCGCTTCTCGCTGAGCCCGGAGCCGCTCACGCGGCGCTTTTCGATTCTGATGCCACGTGCGAGCGTGCCTTCGCGGGTGGCGGAACGCTTTCTGGAGTTGTGTCTGGCGGACGCGGATTGAATCGCGGCATCCCGCGCTGGCACTCGCGGCGGGGCTCAGGTCATCGCGCAACGATCATTTCCAGGGATTTCCACTATGGCGCCGGCCAACCGCAGGGCGCAGTATTCGTCCATCAAAGCGCGCGAGGCGCTTTTTTCAAACCTTCAAATGGAACCGGTTCCAAGCAATGGAAGCGGGTAACAGCCGAGGTAATTTCGACATGTGTGACGTGGTGATCGTGGCGAGTGCATTTGGCGTGGATGCCATCCGGCGGGACGGCCATCGTGCATGGCTCACAGCCGCAGCTGACGCGGGCGCGTCGGCGTTCGAGGTCCGTCGTGAACTGTTTGCATCTGAAGCGGAAGCTGCGTCTGAGGCATTGCGTGCGCTCGGCGACGCGATCCGTGAACTCGGCATGTGGCCGGTGTATTCGACGCCTGATGCGCTCTACGCCGCCGACGGCACGCTCGACGAAGCCGCGTTACGCACCGCGCTCGCGGAAGGCGCGGCGCTCGGCGCACGCTTCGTAAAACTGCAGTTGGGTGGCTTCGCCGCTGACGCCACCTACGCAGCCGGCGCGCAAATCTCGGCCTGTGTGCGCGGCGCGAAAGCGCGTCTGGTCGTGGAGAACGGGCAGTTGAAGGTAGGCGGCCAGGTGGCGCAGTTCGTGCGACTCTTTGACCTGCTGGGTGAAGAGGGACATGCGGATGTTCTCGGCATGACATTCGATATCGGCAACTGGCAATGGCCTGGCGAAGCGCCCCTCGACGCGGCGCATCGGCTGGCGGCGCACGTCGAATACATCCATTGCAAGGCGGTGACAGGTGAGGGCGCGCGGCGCTTCGCCGTCGGACCCACGTCCGACGATCCCGTCTTTGCAGCCGTGCTGCCGCTGCTGCCGCGCGATGTGCCAAGAGGCATCGAATTTCAGTTCGACGCAGAGCGCCTTTCAGCGGACGCAGCGCACTACGTCGCGTGGCTTGCGGCCGCGTGAGTACAGACAGGAATGTGCAGCAATCCCGGGCACGAAGCGCGGGACATGAAGGAGAAGCCATGCAATCGACACTCGATGTCATCACCTACGGTGAAGCGATGGCAATGTTCGTCGCTGCTGAAACCGGCCAACTCGCCGATGTCTTCCAGTTCACGAAGCGCATTGCCGGTGCTGACCTGAACGTCGCGATCGGTCTTTCGCGCCTTGGCTTCAAGGTAGGCTGGATGAGCCGCGTCGGCCGCGATTCGTTCGGACAGTATGTGCGCGATACGCTGGCGAAAGAAGGCGTCGACGCCGCCTGCGTCACGACCGACGAGCGCTATCCGACCGGCTTTCAGCTCAAGTCGAAGAACGATGATGGCAGCGACCCGGCTGTCGAATATTTCCGCAAGGGCTCGGCCGCGAGTCACCTGTCGGTGGAAGACTACGTACCTGCTTACGCGCTGTCCGCGCGCCATCTTCATCTGACGGGCGTCGCGCCTGCGATTTCGGGCACCTCTCGCGAACTCGCTTTCCATCTGGCGAAGGAAATGCGCGCGGCAGGCAAGACGATCTCGTTCGATCCGAACCTGCGCCCCACGCTGTGGCCCTCGCGTGAAGCGATGGTCGCGGCGCTGAATTCACTTGCAGCACACGCCGACTGGGTGCTGCCCGGCATCGGCGAGGGCGAGATCCTGACCGGCTACACGAAGCCCGACGACATCGCGCGCTTCTACCTGGATCAGGGCGCGCGCGGCGTGATCATCAAGCTGGGCGCAAAAGGCGCGTATTTCCGCACGGCCGACGCTGCCGGCAGCGTTGCCGCTCAACCGGTCGAGAAGGTCGTCGATACGGTTGGCGCGGGCGATGGTTTCGCGGTGGGTGTCGTCAGTGCGCTGCTCGAAGGGCGTCCGGTTGGTGAGGCCGTCGCGCGCGGCAACCGAATCGGCGCGCTCGCGATTCAGGTGATCGGCGATTCCGAAGGCCTGCCGACGCGCAGCGAACTCGATGCGCTCGAACACCCGCAGATCACGAACATGACACCCGTCACGGCCGTCACGCAGACAGAAAACAAGGTGTCACAGACGCTGCACTAACCGTGCGACAAGGCGCGACACGCCCATTCCCCGCTTCAGGTTCAAGGAGACACCCATGACAACCTCATCGCTCGCGATTCGCCGCTGGTGGACGATCATGCCGATCGTGTTCATCACCTACAGCCTCGCCTATCTCGACCGCGCGAACTACGGTTTCGCGTCGGCGGCCGGGATCAACCAGGATCTCGGCATCAGCAAGGGTCTGTCGTCCCTGATCGGGGCGCTGTTCTTCCTCGGCTATTTCTTCTTCCAGATTCCAGGTGCGATCTACGCCGAACGCCGCAGCGTGAAGAAGCTCGTGTTCTGGAGCCTGATCCTGTGGGGCGGATGCGCGTCGCTGACGGGGATGGTCAGCAATATTCCATCGCTGATGACGATCCGTTTCGTGCTCGGCATCGTCGAGGCGGCCGTGATGCCGGCGATGCTCATCTTCATCTCCAACTGGTTCACCAAAAGCGAACGCTCGCGCGCCAA
Protein-coding regions in this window:
- a CDS encoding glutathione S-transferase, which produces MAYELYYWDGLQGRGEFIRLALEEAGAEYIEATREPDDDGLGTDGMLKVLRSRTEPHPPYAPPFLKDGDLLLSQTANILMYLGPKLGLAPHDEGLRHVANGLQLTIADAVTEAHDTHHPLAAGLYYEDQKDAAKVRAHDFIDHRIPKFMGYFERVLKQNPAGDRYLVGDTLTYVDLSMFQLIDGLSYAFPRAMKRFGEHYPLLTALHDAVIARPNISAYLASERRLPHNESCVFRHYSELDKAAR
- a CDS encoding YeiH family protein yields the protein MSTVQAPAVAHQAPSTRGQLNGILFVALFAAAVTSIASLPAIAGLGMSPLIIGIVAGAIYGNALRDGMPESWAAGVNISARKLLRIAVAFFGLRVSLQEIAQVGLPGLVESVAIVVSTLAIGTWAGMKLMKLDRDSALLTAAGSAICGAAAVLAFESTLQSKPHQSAMAVGSVVLFGTLSMFLYPVLYHAGWLHLNTLGAGLFFGGTIHEVAQVVGAASNVSPEVTHIATIVKMTRVMLLVPVLLVLGVWLSRSARNAAAASGKQTTRKLAIPWFALGFLALVVVNSMHVLPETATHTLNTLDTFALTMAMTALGIETRISQVKQAGPRALTTGLILYVWLIGGGLGITWIVERLLG
- a CDS encoding LysR family transcriptional regulator, with the protein product MTPDQLITFAAVAEHRNISRAAVALHLSQPAVSGQLRLLQEEFGEALYQRDGRGVRLTPTGEQLASYASRLRDTWQQAHAFRDALRELERGTLRIGASTTPASYLLPYLIAEFHRRYPDVTLHTADGNTSEIVGSLATVDIAMVEGPVGADLPPDTVVHPWREDEIVAIMTPAHPLVMQYTASAGPRNVALDDLGAYPLVLRETGSGVRQMVERAFARATVPMRVALEIAGVEGVKEAVRAGMGIGFVSAMSMRHEDEVLCRFSLSPEPLTRRFSILMPRASVPSRVAERFLELCLADAD
- a CDS encoding TIM barrel protein, coding for MCDVVIVASAFGVDAIRRDGHRAWLTAAADAGASAFEVRRELFASEAEAASEALRALGDAIRELGMWPVYSTPDALYAADGTLDEAALRTALAEGAALGARFVKLQLGGFAADATYAAGAQISACVRGAKARLVVENGQLKVGGQVAQFVRLFDLLGEEGHADVLGMTFDIGNWQWPGEAPLDAAHRLAAHVEYIHCKAVTGEGARRFAVGPTSDDPVFAAVLPLLPRDVPRGIEFQFDAERLSADAAHYVAWLAAA
- a CDS encoding sugar kinase — its product is MQSTLDVITYGEAMAMFVAAETGQLADVFQFTKRIAGADLNVAIGLSRLGFKVGWMSRVGRDSFGQYVRDTLAKEGVDAACVTTDERYPTGFQLKSKNDDGSDPAVEYFRKGSAASHLSVEDYVPAYALSARHLHLTGVAPAISGTSRELAFHLAKEMRAAGKTISFDPNLRPTLWPSREAMVAALNSLAAHADWVLPGIGEGEILTGYTKPDDIARFYLDQGARGVIIKLGAKGAYFRTADAAGSVAAQPVEKVVDTVGAGDGFAVGVVSALLEGRPVGEAVARGNRIGALAIQVIGDSEGLPTRSELDALEHPQITNMTPVTAVTQTENKVSQTLH